In one window of Arvicanthis niloticus isolate mArvNil1 chromosome Y unlocalized genomic scaffold, mArvNil1.pat.X SUPER_Y_unloc_1, whole genome shotgun sequence DNA:
- the LOC117695943 gene encoding ubiquitin-like modifier-activating enzyme 1 Y — protein MDFIVAASNLRAENYGISPADRHKSKLIAGKIIPAIATTTSAVAGLVCLELYKVVQGHQQLESYKNSFINLALPFFSLSAPLAPAYQQYYDQKWTLWDRFDVQGLQPSGEEMTLQQFLDYFKHCPSHSHHSYLFSPLQTEHKLEITMLSQGVSMLYSFFMPATKLKERLDQPMTEIVSCVSNRKLGHHVKSLVFELCCNSESGDDVEVPYVRYIIR, from the exons ATGGATTTCATTGTGGCAGCATCCAACCTCCGGGCCGAAAACTATGGCATTTCCCCTGCAGACCGGCATAAG AGCAAACTGATTGCAGGCAAGATCATCCCAGCCATTGCAACCACCACATCAGCTGTAGCTGGCCTTGTGTGTCTTGAGCTGTACAAGGTGGTTCAGGGCCACCAACAACTGGAGTCTTATAAAAACAGTTTTATCAACCTGGCTCTGCCTTTCTTTAGCTTGTCTGCACCTCTGGCTCCAGCATATCAACAG TACTATGATCAGAAGTGGACATTGTGGGATCGCTTTGATGTGCAGGGACTACAACCTAGCGGTGAGGAGATGACTCTCCAGCAGTTTCTAGACTACTTTAAG CACTGTCCATCTCACAGTCACCACTCCTatctcttctcacctctgcagACCGAGCACAAGCTGGAAATCACCATGCTGTCCCAGGGTGTGTCCATGCTTTATTCCTTCTTTATGCCGGCCACCAAGCTCAAGGAACGGTTGGATCAGCC GATGACAGAGATCGTGAGCTGTGTGTCAAATCGAAAACTGGGCCATCACGTGAAGTCCCTTGTGTTTGAGCTGTGCTGCAACAGTGAGAGTGGAGATGACGTCGAGGTTCCCTATGTACGATACATCATCCGCTGA